Proteins encoded together in one Triticum dicoccoides isolate Atlit2015 ecotype Zavitan chromosome 7B, WEW_v2.0, whole genome shotgun sequence window:
- the LOC119341068 gene encoding uncharacterized protein LOC119341068, with amino-acid sequence MHKYSQPLRLQFAKATQELTQPTRPSPTNQAARNTKKSTETEISLSPTRRIPGCCCSWAMATDAILETIKPRRSPWLEDLPVTNGGAAKGGKVNLSGMRRRVSSSLSLSLQPLSSSSSAAFRRARSMPSIKALAAAGAVRQWWEWGLGWVMTRKPSFARGLEMSDDEAALLGCHCRGTLRHVFYKARAEVRRLLGRDGRPLGGVAAQDFRYDSVSYAQNFDNGDVDARC; translated from the coding sequence ATGCACAAATATTCCCAGCCTCTGCGGCTCCAATTTGCAAAAGCTACTCAAGAATTGACCCAACCCACCCGGCCTTCTCCTACCAACCAAGCAGCTCGAAACACCAAGAAATCCACAGAAaccgagatctctctctctccgacCCGACGGATCCCTGGTTGTTGTTGTAGCTGGGCAATGGCGACCGACGCGATCCTGGAGACCATCAAGCCTCGGCGGAGCCCGTGGCTGGAGGACCTCCCAGTGACGAATGGGGGCGCAGCGAAGGGCGGCAAGGTCAACCTGTCCGGGATGCGCCGGCGCGTGTCGTCGTCCTTGTCACTGAGCCTCCAGCCGCTGTCCTCGTCTTCGTCCGCGGCGTTCCGGCGCGCGCGGTCGATGCCGTCGATcaaggcgctggcggcggcgggcgcggtgcGGCAGTGGTGGGAGTGGGGGCTCGGTTGGGTGATGACCCGGAAGCCCTCCTTCGCGCGTGGCCTCGAGATGAGCGATGACGAGGCCGCCCTGCTCGGGTGCCACTGCCGCGGCACGCTCCGGCACGTCTTCTACAAGGCACGCGCCGAGGTGCGCCGCCTCCTTGGCCGCGACGGCCGCCCGCTCGGAGGCGTCGCCGCGCAGGACTTCAGGTACGACTCCGTCAGCTACGCTCAGAACTTCGACAACGGCGACGTCGACGCCAGATGCTAG